From Nicotiana tabacum cultivar K326 chromosome 22, ASM71507v2, whole genome shotgun sequence, one genomic window encodes:
- the LOC107771685 gene encoding basic helix-loop-helix protein A-like (The RefSeq protein has 1 substitution compared to this genomic sequence) gives MTEIPPNSQMKTMLQKAVQSVQWTYTLFWQLCPQQGALVWRDGYYNGAIKTRKTVQPMEVSAEEASLHRSQQLRELYESLSAGESNQPARRPSAALSPEDLTESEWFYLMCVSFSFPPGIGLPGKAYSKKHHIWIMGANEVDSKVFCRAILAKSARIQTVVGIPLLDGVLELGTTERVQEEIGFINHVKSFFTEQQQPQLPKPALSEHSTSNPTTFSEPHFYSGNTSPSANVDIAHQDGGAAGEEDEEEEEEEDDDEAELDSDSIAIQSAANPIAVEASELMQLDVSEAIQLGSPDDDSDNMDSDFHLVGAGNTAHDYLRQADSFKAETAISWPHFQDLQQLPGGSSYDELSQEDTHYSQTVSTILEHRSSKFSSTTMGCISHDSAQSAFTLCPSTTVCSPNPAHCRHDDSLVDGGGASQWLLKSILFTVPFLHTKYQSEASPKSRDVATVDSSSTASRFRKGCSITSQEEPSGNHVLAERRRREKLNERFIILRSLVPFVTKMDKASILGDTIEYVKQLRKKVQDLEARARDTEHSRDADKKGGTATVKVLQGRGKRRMNTVDGSVGGGQATITASPPSTTENEEVVQVQVSIIESDALVELRCPYKEGLLLNVMQMLRELKVEVVAIQSALNNGVFLAELRAKVKENICGRKASILEVKRSIHQIIPRD, from the exons ATGACGGAGATACCGCCTAACAGCCAGATGAAAACCATGTTGCAGAAGGCAGTGCAATCGGTTCAATGGACATATACTCTTTTCTGGCAATTATGTCCCCAACAAGG GGCGTTAGTGTGGAGAGATGGATATTACAATGGGGCTATAAAGACTAGAAAGACAGTGCAGCCAATGGAAGTTAGCGCTGAGGAAGCTTCTCTTCACAGAAGCCAACAGCTTAGAGAACTTTACGAATCACTTTCCGCCGGCGAGTCAAATCAGCCAGCGAGAAGGCCGTCGGCAGCTTTGTCACCGGAGGACTTGACGGAGTCCGAGTGGTTTTATCTCATGTgtgtttctttctcttttcctccTGGCATCGG attacCTGGCAAGGCTTATTCGAAGAAACATCACATATGGATCATGGGCGCAAACGAGGTTGATAGCAAAGTCTTCTGTAGAGCTATTCTTGCCAAG AGCGCCCGCATACAG ACGGTCGTTGGTATTCCTCTCTTGGATGGTGTACTGGAACTGGGAACTACAGAAAGG gttcaAGAAGAGATTGGATTCATAAACCATGTAAAGAGCTTTTTCACTGAGCAACAACAACCTCAGCTACCAAAGCCAGCCTTATCTGAGCACTCCACTTCCAATCCCACCACCTTTTCCGAGCCACATTTTTACTCCGGCAATACTTCGCCATCTGCTAATGTTGATATTGCGCATCAAGATGGCGGAGCTGCCGGCGAAGAagatgaggaggaggaagaagaagaagatgatgatgaagccGAGTTGGACTCGGATAGTATAGCGATTCAAAGCGCGGCTAATCCTATTGCCGTTGAGGCTAGTGAACTCATGCAGCTTGATGTGTCCGAGGCTATACAGCTCGGCTCGCCCGATGATGACTCTGATAATATGGACTCTGATTTTCATTTGGTTGGCGCTGGAAACACGGCTCATGACTACCAGCGCCAAGCTGACTCTTTCAAAGCCGAGACCGCCATTAGCTGGCCGCACTTCCAAGACCTTCAACAATTACCAG GTGGCTCTAGTTATGATGAATTATCACAAGAAGACACACACTATTCTCAAACAGTGTCAACCATTCTCGAACACCGAAGCTCCAAATTTTCCTCTACAACAATGGGCTGTATTTCTCATGACTCGGCCCAATCTGCCTTCACATTGTGCCCTAGCACCACCGTCTGCAGCCCGAATCCCGCCCACTGCCGCCACGACGACTCACTTGTCGACGGTGGCGGCGCCTCCCAGTGGCTGCTCAAAAGCATACTCTTCACTGTCCCATTTCTTCACACTAAATACCAATCTGAAGCTTCTCCAAAGTCACGTGACGTCGCCACTGTTGATTCCTCCAGTACTGCTTCTCGCTTTCGCAAAGGCTGTAGTATAACGTCGCAAGAAGAGCCAAGTGGAAACCATGTACTTGCAGAACGACGTCGTAGAGAGAAGCTAAATGAGCGTTTTATCATATTAAGGTCTCTTGTACCTTTTGTAACGAAAATGGACAAAGCCTCCATTTTGGGTGACACCATAGAGTATGTCAAGCAGTTACGTAAGAAAGTTCAGGATCTTGAAGCTCGTGCTCGCGACACGGAGCACTCCAGAGATGCAg ATAAAAAAGGTGGCACAGCTACAGTGAAGGTGTTGCAAGGAAGGGGTAAGAGGAGAATGAATACGGTAGATGGAAGTGTTGGTGGAGGGCAGGCAACGATAACGGCGTCCCCACCGTCAACGACGGAAAATGAGGAGGTTGTGCAAGTACAAGTATCAATTATCGAAAGCGATGCATTGGTGGAGCTCCGGTGTCCGTACAAAGAGGGGTTGCTGTTAAATGTAATGCAGATGCTAAGGGAACTCAAAGTGGAAGTTGTAGCCATTCAATCAGCTCTTAATAATGGCGTCTTCTTGGCTGAGTTAAGAGCTAAG gtaaaagagaatataTGTGGAAGGAAAGCAAGCATTTTGGAAGTAAAAAGGTCAATACATCAGATAATCCCTAGAGATTAA